TATGTTGTGTCATGCCGTTGGCTTACACAGCCACAGCCGTAGATGGCTGCACATGGAACATAAAGTTGTTCACTTTCATCAGGGCTTTGGCGTACCCGTGGATACCAACTTTGGCCACCTTCTTCTCTTTGCCGCCGATTCCCAGGGCTGACTTAAGCCAGTACTTTAGACGGAGTGGCCAGAAAGCTATGTGAGAGAGCTCGTGGTCAAAGTTGGCATAACACGAGGCCGCGATGCCGTCCGCCATGATGGTTCCTTCCGTTGTAAGTGGCGCGAGGTATCCGCATAACTCGACCTCTGAGACATCGAGCACCTTGGCGGGAACCACTTTCCCGCTTTTTTCGTCGACAAGGAAGACGAACATGCCCTCTTTCACGTTCCTGGCAAAGATAGGGCTCTCTAAAGATGACAATAATACAGTGTTAGTGACTTTCGACGCTCATAGCACTTATAGCAACAATGAGAAAGAACCGCCATTTTGTGCCCGAAGAGCGAGATCATCTCAACTACTGTGTCTTGCGTAGAAGTCAAACGAAGCAAACTACCTATTGTAAAATCTATGAATGAAAACCTACCGAGGCGTTCTTGTGGGTTCTTGGTAGCATATATCAGATGGTCGAGTGTGAGGCAAACTGGCCCGTTCTTCCCCTCCACGTTGATCTGCTGGAAGATATTCTTCTTGTCTGGTTCGCGGTCCAGCATTGCCATGATCGGACGATAGGCCAGACTTCTATCGGACGTGAATACTTGGACCCAGTCTCCGAGCTTCAGATCCTG
The sequence above is drawn from the Branchiostoma floridae strain S238N-H82 chromosome 4, Bfl_VNyyK, whole genome shotgun sequence genome and encodes:
- the LOC118412838 gene encoding sonic hedgehog protein-like → MAQGNKSARSEQYRIIVPEENSSLGSTAQGYPYGAQERYTPYQPRENAFNYQEPSSGCFHGQTSVHLIDGSTRAMQDLKLGDWVQVFTSDRSLAYRPIMAMLDREPDKKNIFQQINVEGKNGPVCLTLDHLIYATKNPQERLESPIFARNVKEGMFVFLVDEKSGKVVPAKVLDVSEVELCGYLAPLTTEGTIMADGIAASCYANFDHELSHIAFWPLRLKYWLKSALGIGGKEKKVAKVGIHGYAKALMKVNNFMFHVQPSTAVAV